A region from the Rosa rugosa chromosome 6, drRosRugo1.1, whole genome shotgun sequence genome encodes:
- the LOC133715437 gene encoding protein cornichon homolog 4-like: MMEMLWTWLLSFFFILTLLCLLGYQLVCLVDLEFDYINPYDSSSRINNTVLPEFIVQGVLCVILLIMRHWFMLLLALPHLYYNVNSYMKGRHLVDVTEIYNQLSWEKKQRFFKIGYLLVLFILSLFWLLWSIGDEYD; the protein is encoded by the exons ATGATGGAGATGCTATGGACATGGCTCTTgagtttcttcttcatcttaactctcTTATGCCTTCTGGGTTATCAG CTTGTGTGCTTAGTGGAcctcgaatttgattacatcaATCCATATGATTCATCATCTCGGATAAACAATACTGTTTTGCCAGAGTTTATCGTTCAAGGAGTTTTGTGCGTCATTCTTCTTATAATGAGACATTGGTTTATGCTTCTATTGGCTCTCCCGCACCTATATTATAATGTCAATTC GTACATGAAGGGGCGGCACTTGGTAGATGTGACTGAGATCTACAACCAGCTGAGCTGGGAGAAAAAACAACGGTTCTTCAAGATTGGCTATCTGTTGGTCCTGTTCATCCTCTCTCTATTCTG GTTGCTTTGGAGCATCGGAGATGAATATGATTAA